One genomic region from Calypte anna isolate BGI_N300 chromosome 8, bCalAnn1_v1.p, whole genome shotgun sequence encodes:
- the LOC103534850 gene encoding LOW QUALITY PROTEIN: E3 ubiquitin-protein ligase RNF170 (The sequence of the model RefSeq protein was modified relative to this genomic sequence to represent the inferred CDS: substituted 2 bases at 2 genomic stop codons), with product MPKFFCNSSSLGLYHRSQGAAXAXCFPGKMEPRARIQPVGQRLCQPVPHPTVPEQEAGRTSLAPHTRTVVQSPDVCCYYIFKCILLSSSGTLLERGMHADECGLITAALKLNFLVEPLQIWQSSHDDDFSCPICLQTASLPVETNCGHLFCGSCLISYWKHSPWLAAITCPLCRQKVVLLDNISCGKQQDKPSKQIVHDIRDYNKRFSGRPRPFADYLYDMPLFLALALRGIFTCSGLIWIFFLRVAVCSFGTIICFSSPFDTKPAPLCRTLGTADDMVVVSLLLICILNICQQIASNGVNTERSAVPGVLSES from the exons ATGCCAAAAttctttt GCAATTCATCTTCCCTGGGTTTATACCACAGAAGCCAGGGAGCAGCATGAGCCTGATGCTTTCCAGGGAAGATGGAGCCAAGAGCAAGAATCCAACCAGTGGGACAGAGGCTTTGCCAGCCAGTGCCCCATCCCACAGTTCCTGAGCAgg AAGCAGGGAGGACCAGCCTGGCACCTCACACCAGGACTGTGGTTCAGTCTCCTGATGTCTGTTGTTACTACATTTTCAA GTGCATCTTACTCAGCTCCTCTGGAACACTTCTGGAAAGAGGAATG CATGCTGATGAATGTGGACTCATCACTGCAGCTTTGAAACTAAATTTCCTTGTG GAGCCACTCCAGATTTGGCAGTCGAGTCATGATGATGACTTCAGCTGCCCCATCTGCCTCCAGACAGCTTCTCTCCCAGTAGAAACCAACTGTGGACATTTATTCTGTG gttCCTGTCTGATCTCATACTGGAAACATAGCCCCTGGTTAGCAGCAATAACCTGCCCTCTCTGCAGACAGAAG GTGGTTCTTCTGGATAACATCTCTTGTGGAAAGCAACAAGATAAGCCAAGTAAACAAATTGTACATGACATCAGAGATTACAACAAGCGTTTCTCAGGGCGACCTCGACCC TTTGCAGATTACCTCTATGACATGCCCTTGTTCCTGGCCCTTGCCTTGCGAGGAATCTTCACCTGCAGTGGTCtcatatggatttttttcctaagagtTGCTGTTTGCTCCTTTGGGACAATCATATGCTTCTCCTCTCCATTTGACACAAagcctgctcctctctgcaggaCGCTTGGAACTGCTGATGACATGGTggttgtttctcttcttttaatttGCATACTAAACATTTGTCAGCAAATTGCATCTAATGGGGTAAATACAGAGAGGTCTGCAGTGCCGGGTGTGCTGTCAGAGTCCTGA
- the HOOK1 gene encoding protein Hook homolog 1 — protein MEAKPADPLLCDSLILWLQTFHTAAPCRDVQDLTNGVAMAQVLHQIDGAWFDASWLNRIKDDVGDNWRIKSSNLKKILQGIMNYYHEFLGQQISEELVPDLNRISENSDPTELGRLLQLILGCAVNCERKQEHIQNIMTLEESVQHVVMTAIQELMSKEVAGPSTSDASSDVEQQLKKALEDLEEALSEKEELAQRCQELDLQVAALQDEKNSLMSENEIMNDRLEQLDDSLDDPNTVVAKKYFHAQLQLEQLQEENFRLEAAKDDYRVHCEDLEKQLIELQHRNNELTSLAEESRALKDENDILRATADKASKLESTVEVYRKKLQDLNDFRRQVKSLQETNMMYMHNTVSLEDELKKANAARAQLETYKKQVQELHNKLSEESKRADKLAFEMKRLEEKHEALIKEKERLIVQCDALKETNEELRYSQMQQDHLSQTGASRDKSHENLAAEILPVEYREMFIRLQHENKMLLLQQEGSENERIANLQEQLEQKHRAVNELETEKRLNEERIGELQQQIEDLQKTLQEQGSKTEGSSNLKQKLAAHMEKLNEVHDELQKKEADLAELQPDVSQNPQKIGELEAALRKKDEDMKAMEERYKMYLEKARNVIKTLDPKLNPASAEIMSLRKQLMEKDKKIEALEDEYKLAKLRDYEEKLIVTAWYNKSLTLQKLGMEARLVGSSGACKDGPGRSFLAQQRHVTSTRRNLTVKVPGATSE, from the exons ATGGAGGCGAAGCCGGCGGATCCCCTGCTGTGTGACAGCCTCATCCTCTGG TTGCAGACGTTCCACACCGCTGCACCTTGCAGAGATGTTCAGGACTTGACTAATGGGGTGGCCATGGCCCAGGTACTGCACCAAAT agaTGGTGCTTGGTTTGATGCATCTTGGTTAAATCGCATTAAAGATGATGTTGGTGACAACTGGAGAATAAAG TCCAGTAATCTGAAGAAGATACTGCAAGGAATTATGAACTACTATCATGAG ttctTGGGTCAGCAGATTTCAGAAGAACTTGTTCCAGACTTAAACCGGATCTCTGAGAACTCGGATCCCACTGAGCTGGGCAGGCTTCTGCAGCTGATTTTAGGCTGTGCAGTCAACTGTGAAAGGAAACAAG AGCACATACAGAATATCATGACCCTTGAAGAGTCTGTTCAGCATGTTGTCATGACTGCCATTCAAGAG CTTATGAGCAAGGAAGTAGCAGGACCTTCTACGAGTGATGCATCAAGTGATGTGGAACAGCAG cttaagaAAGCTTTGGAAGATCTTGAGGAAGCActatcagaaaaagaagagttggCACAAAGATGTCAAGAGCTAGATTTACAG GTGGCTGCCcttcaggatgaaaaaaacaGCCTGATGTCAGAAAATGAGATTATGAATGACAGGTTAGAGCAATTAGATGACTCTCTTGATGATCCAAACACTGTGGTCgccaaaaagtattttcatgcaCAGTTGCAGCTGGAACaactgcaggaagaaaacttcag GCTTGAAGCTGCAAAAGATGATTATCGTGTCCATTGTGAAGACCTGGAAAAACAATTGATTGAGCTCCAGCACAGAAACAATGAATTAACCTCTCTGGCAGAAGAATCTAGAGCCTTGAAAGATGAAAATGATATTCTTAG GGCCACTGCAGACAAGGCCAGTAAGCTGGAATCCACTGTGGAAGTCTATAGGAAGAAGCTGCAGGACCTGAATGACTTCCGCAGGCAGGTGAAATCCCTGCAGGAAACCAACATGATGTACATGCACAACACAGTCAGTCTGGAAGATGAACTGAAGAAAGCCAATGCAGCACGTGCCCAGCTAGAAACCTACAAAAAACAG GTCCAGGAGCTTCATAACAAACTGTCTGAAGAATCCAAAAGAGCTGATAAGCTTGCATTTGAAATGAAGCGTcttgaagaaaaacatgaagcTTTAATCAAAGAAAAAGAG AGACTGATAGTTCAGTGTGATGCATTAAAAGAGACAAATGAAGAGCTCCGGTATTCACAGATGCAGCAGGATCACCTGAGTCAAACAG GTGCATCTCGTGATAAAAGCCATGAGAATCTTGCTGCTGAAATTCTGCCAGTGGAATACAG agaaatGTTTATCCGGCTGCAGCATGAGAATAAGATGCTTCTGTTACAGCAGGAGGGATCAGAAAATGAACGGATTGCAAACCTCCAGGAACAGCTGGAGCAAAAGCATCGGGCAGTGAACGAACTAGAAACTGAGAAAAG GCTAAATGAGGAACGTATTGGGGAGTTACAGCAGCAGATTGAAGATCTGCAGAAGACTTTACAGGAGCAGGGATCCAAGACTGAAGGA tcTAGCAACCTGAAGCAGAAGTTGGCAGCACATAT GGAAAAGCTGAATGAAGTTCATGATGAGTTACAGAAGAAAGAGGCTGATCTTGCAGAACTCCAGCCTGATGTTAGTCAGAACC CCCAGAAGATTGGAGAGCTGGAAGcagctttgagaaaaaaagatgaggatATGAAAGCAATGGAGGAAAGATATAAAATGTACCTTGAGAAGGCAAGAAAT GTGATCAAAACTTTAGACCCCAAGCTAAATCCAGCATCAGCAGAAATTATGTCGCTCAGGAAACAGTTAatggagaaagacaaaaaaattgaaGCACTTGAG GATGAATACAAACTCGCTAAGTTACGTGATTATGAGGAGAAGCTAATTGTAACTGCTTGGTATAACAAG AGCCTGACTCTTCAGAAGCTGGGCATGGAAGCAAGGCTGGTTGGCAGCAGTGGTGCCTGCAAAGATGGCCCCGGACGCTCGTTCCTGGCGCAGCAGCGTCACgtcaccagcaccaggaggaaCCTCACTGTCAAAGTACCTGGTGCAACATCTGAGTAA
- the LOC103534511 gene encoding cytochrome P450 2J2 — MLHFLWESISFQMLFVFLVVFLLVADYMKHRKPKDFPPTPFYLPILGHTYLLNFKNPVKAVQTVTEKYGDIFGMEMGSQTVVCVNGMRLVKEVLVNQGENFMDRPILPINREIFTDTGLVSSSGHLWKQQRRFALSTLRNFGLGKRSLEERIQEECRFLVDDFRDEQGNPFCPHLKINNAVSNIICSLIFGNRFDYHDEDFQRLLRLMDETVILNGSIMAQLYNQFPSILNYLPGSHQTIFKNCKLMKQFVQEKINKHKEDRNPSESRDFIDSYLEEIDKDEGEGIFQEENLVACTLDLLFAGTETTSTTIRWGLLFMTTYPEIQARVQSEIDAVIGQARPPALEDRNNMPYTNAVIHEVQRKGNIIPFNVPRQTTKDAVLDGYCIPKGTIVVTNLTSVMFDKNEWETPDTFNPEHFLKDGQFLKREYFVPFSAGKRACLGEVLARSELFLFFTSLLQKFTFQAPPGTTLSLQPKLGMTMAPEPYKICAVPR; from the exons ATGCTGCACTTCCTCTGGGAGAGTATCTCCTTCCAGATGCTCTTTGTCTTCCTCGTGGTCTTCCTCCTCGTCGCAGACTACATGAAGCACAGAAAGCCAAAGGACTTCCCTCCCACCCCGTTCTACCTCCCCATCCTGGGACATACATACCTGCTGAACTTTAAAAATCCCGTAAAAGCAGTACAGACG GTCACTGAAAAATACGGGGACATTTTCGGCATGGAGATGGGCAGCCAAACGGTTGTGTGTGTAAATGGGATGCGGTTGGTTAAGGAAGTTCTTGTAAACCAGGGGGAAAACTTCATGGATCGCCCAATACTTCCTATTAACAGGGAGATATTCACAGACACTG GACTGGTCTCCTCCAGTGGGCACCtgtggaagcagcagaggaggtttGCCTTGAGCACCCTCCGAAACTTtggcctggggaagaggagccTGGAGGAGCGTATCCAGGAGGAGTGCCGGTTCCTCGTGGATGATTTTCGGGATGAGCAGG ggaaTCCTTTCTGCCCTCACCTGAAAATCAATAATGCTGTTTCAAACATCATCTGCTCCCTCATCTTTGGCAATCGGTTTGACTACCATGATGAGGACTTCCAGAGACTGCTGAGGCTGATGGATGAGACAGTTATCCTCAATGGCTCCATCATGGCCCAG CTGTACAACCAGTTCCCATCTATACTAAACTACTTACCGGGGTCGCaccaaaccatttttaaaaactgcaagtTGATGAAACAGTTTGTCCAAGAGAAGATCAACAAACACAAAGAGGACAGGAACCCCTCAGAGAGCCGGGATTTCATTGACAGCTACCTGGAGGAGATAGACAAG GACGAAGGCGAGGGcattttccaggaagaaaaccTTGTGGCATGCACACTCGACCTGCTGTTTGCTGGGACAGAGACCACCTCCACAACCATCCGCTGGGGGCTGCTGTTTATGACCACGTATCCAGAAATTCAAG CCCGTGTGCAGTCAGAGATTGATGCAGTGATCGGGCAGGCGCGGCCGCCGGCGCTGGAGGACAGGAACAACATGCCCTACACCAATGCTGTCATCCATGAGGTGCAGAGGAAAGGCAACATCATCCCCTTCAATGTGCCAAGGCAGACAACAAAGGACGCGGTCTTGGATGGCTACTGCATACCAAAG GGCACTATTGTGGTTACAAATTTAACCTCCGTGATGTTCGACAAGAATGAGTGGGAAACCCCTGACACTTTTAACCCTGAGCATTTCCTGAAGGATGGTCAGTTCCTgaaaagggaatattttgtGCCATTTTCAGCAG GGAAACGTGCCTGCCTGGGTGAAGTGCTGGCCCGCTCTGAGCTGTTCCTCTTCTTCACCTCTCTGCTCCAGAAATTCACCTTCCAGGCACCCCCAGGCACCACACTCAGCCTCCAGCCCAAGCTGGGCATGACGATGGCCCCAGAGCCCTACAAGATCTGTGCAGTACCTCGGTAG